In Notamacropus eugenii isolate mMacEug1 chromosome 1, mMacEug1.pri_v2, whole genome shotgun sequence, one genomic interval encodes:
- the SLC38A8 gene encoding solute carrier family 38 member 8 isoform X2 — protein MEEVNRENIGLLNKPSLDARTPSLSSIGAVFILLKSALGAGLLNFSWAFSQAGGITPALIMELVSLVFLISGLVILGYAASISGQSTYQGVVRVLCGPAIGKLCEICFIIDMFMISVAFLKVVGDQMEKLCDFLLPNATLSGSVSAVPRPWYTEQHFTLSILCILIIFPLSTPREISFQKYTSILGTLAACYLSLVIVVKYYLQPDGLIPETHWSPRLPWLKNLSHSGQSFANEPFQTQVGWAVDKRSVIQDFWLSCSSVWGCGKCADPSGTWVRMLLTSLWVATSLLLALFVPDIGEVIMVIGGISAFFIFIFPGLCLICAVDMENLGSRTRSCLVFWGVVSILTGVFILGQSTSSAILDLF, from the exons atggaagAAGTGAACAGAGAAAACATTGGTCTGTTGAACAAGCCTTCGTTGGATGCCAGGACACCAAGCTTATCCTCCATTGGAGCTGTTTTCATTCTGCTGAAATCAGCTCTGGGAGCTGGACTCCTAAACTTTTCTTGGGCTTTCAGTCAAGCAGGTGGCATCACCCCTGCCTTAATCATGGAGCTG GTGTCTTTGGTCTTCCTCATCAGTGGCTTGGTCATCCTGGGCTACGCTGCCTCCATCAGTGGCCAGTCCACCTACCAGGGTGTGGTCAGAGTACTCTGTGGACCAGCCATTGGGAAACTCTGCGAAATCTGCTTCATCATTGATATGTTCATGATTTCTGTGGCCTTTCTGAAGGTTGTGGgagaccaaatggaaaaat tgtGTGATTTCCTCTTGCCAAATGCGACCCTCAGTGGGAGTGTCTCAGCGGTCCCTCGGCCCTGGTACACAGAGCAGCActtcaccctgtccatcctctGCATCCTCATCATTTTTCCTCTGTCTACGCCTCGAGAAATCAGTTTCCAGAAATATACAAG catCCTAGGTACACTGGCTGCTTGCTATCTGAGCCTGGTCATCGTGGTGAAGTATTATCTGCAGCCTGACGGCCTCATTCCTGAAACCCATTGGTCACCGAG GTTGCCATGGCTAAAGAATTTGTCACACAGTGGCCAGTCTTTTGCTAATGAACCTTTTCAGACTCAAGTAGGCTGGGCAGTGGATAAAAG GTCAGTGATCCAGGACTTCTGGCTGAGCTGCTCCAGTGTCTGGGGCTGTGGAAAGTGTGCAGACCCTTCAGGAACCTGGGTGCGAATGCTGCTGACAAGCCTGTGGGTAGCCACCTCGCTTCTGTTGGCTCTGTTTGTCCCTGACATTGGGGAGGTCATTATGGTCATTGGGGGCATCAGCGCctttttcatcttcatcttcccAG GGCTGTGTCTCATTTGTGCAGTAGACATGGAGAACCTGGGCTCACGAACTAG GTCCTGCTTGGTTTTCTGGGGTGTGGTCTCCATCTTGACCGGAGTCTTTATCCTTGGACAGAGCACCAGTTCAGCCATCTTGGATCTGTTCTGA
- the SLC38A8 gene encoding solute carrier family 38 member 8 isoform X1 encodes MEEVNRENIGLLNKPSLDARTPSLSSIGAVFILLKSALGAGLLNFSWAFSQAGGITPALIMELVSLVFLISGLVILGYAASISGQSTYQGVVRVLCGPAIGKLCEICFIIDMFMISVAFLKVVGDQMEKLCDFLLPNATLSGSVSAVPRPWYTEQHFTLSILCILIIFPLSTPREISFQKYTSILGTLAACYLSLVIVVKYYLQPDGLIPETHWSPRSSSWFAVFNVFPTICFGFQCHEASVSIYQSMYNQNLSHWTMVSVAAMLACCLIYSLTGLYGFLTFGDNVSADVLMSYPGNDTVVIVARFLFGVSIVTVYPIALLLGRSVIQDFWLSCSSVWGCGKCADPSGTWVRMLLTSLWVATSLLLALFVPDIGEVIMVIGGISAFFIFIFPGLCLICAVDMENLGSRTRSCLVFWGVVSILTGVFILGQSTSSAILDLF; translated from the exons atggaagAAGTGAACAGAGAAAACATTGGTCTGTTGAACAAGCCTTCGTTGGATGCCAGGACACCAAGCTTATCCTCCATTGGAGCTGTTTTCATTCTGCTGAAATCAGCTCTGGGAGCTGGACTCCTAAACTTTTCTTGGGCTTTCAGTCAAGCAGGTGGCATCACCCCTGCCTTAATCATGGAGCTG GTGTCTTTGGTCTTCCTCATCAGTGGCTTGGTCATCCTGGGCTACGCTGCCTCCATCAGTGGCCAGTCCACCTACCAGGGTGTGGTCAGAGTACTCTGTGGACCAGCCATTGGGAAACTCTGCGAAATCTGCTTCATCATTGATATGTTCATGATTTCTGTGGCCTTTCTGAAGGTTGTGGgagaccaaatggaaaaat tgtGTGATTTCCTCTTGCCAAATGCGACCCTCAGTGGGAGTGTCTCAGCGGTCCCTCGGCCCTGGTACACAGAGCAGCActtcaccctgtccatcctctGCATCCTCATCATTTTTCCTCTGTCTACGCCTCGAGAAATCAGTTTCCAGAAATATACAAG catCCTAGGTACACTGGCTGCTTGCTATCTGAGCCTGGTCATCGTGGTGAAGTATTATCTGCAGCCTGACGGCCTCATTCCTGAAACCCATTGGTCACCGAG ATcttcctcctggtttgctgtaTTTAATGTATTCCCCACCATCTGTTTCGGATTTCAG TGCCATGAAGCCAGCGTATCTATCTACCAGAGCATGTACAACCAAAATCTCTCCCATTGGACCATGGTATCAGTGGCCGCCATGCTAGCCTGCTGTCTCATTTATTCCCTGACAG GGCTCTACGGCTTTCTGACTTTTGGAGATAATGTTTCTGCTGATGTGCTGATGTCCTACCCAGGCAATGACACCGTGGTCATTGTTGCTCGCTTCCTCTTTGGTGTCTCAATTGTGACCGTCTACCCGATTGCTCTCCTCCTGGGCAG GTCAGTGATCCAGGACTTCTGGCTGAGCTGCTCCAGTGTCTGGGGCTGTGGAAAGTGTGCAGACCCTTCAGGAACCTGGGTGCGAATGCTGCTGACAAGCCTGTGGGTAGCCACCTCGCTTCTGTTGGCTCTGTTTGTCCCTGACATTGGGGAGGTCATTATGGTCATTGGGGGCATCAGCGCctttttcatcttcatcttcccAG GGCTGTGTCTCATTTGTGCAGTAGACATGGAGAACCTGGGCTCACGAACTAG GTCCTGCTTGGTTTTCTGGGGTGTGGTCTCCATCTTGACCGGAGTCTTTATCCTTGGACAGAGCACCAGTTCAGCCATCTTGGATCTGTTCTGA
- the SLC38A8 gene encoding solute carrier family 38 member 8 isoform X3, translating into MEEVNRENIGLLNKPSLDARTPSLSSIGAVFILLKSALGAGLLNFSWAFSQAGGITPALIMELVSLVFLISGLVILGYAASISGQSTYQGVVRVLCGPAIGKLCEICFIIDMFMISVAFLKVVGDQMEKLCDFLLPNATLSGSVSAVPRPWYTEQHFTLSILCILIIFPLSTPREISFQKYTSILGTLAACYLSLVIVVKYYLQPDGLIPETHWSPRSSSWFAVFNVFPTICFGFQCHEASVSIYQSMYNQNLSHWTMVSVAAMLACCLIYSLTGLYGFLTFGDNVSADVLMSYPGNDTVVIVARFLFGVSIVTVYPIALLLGRSCLVFWGVVSILTGVFILGQSTSSAILDLF; encoded by the exons atggaagAAGTGAACAGAGAAAACATTGGTCTGTTGAACAAGCCTTCGTTGGATGCCAGGACACCAAGCTTATCCTCCATTGGAGCTGTTTTCATTCTGCTGAAATCAGCTCTGGGAGCTGGACTCCTAAACTTTTCTTGGGCTTTCAGTCAAGCAGGTGGCATCACCCCTGCCTTAATCATGGAGCTG GTGTCTTTGGTCTTCCTCATCAGTGGCTTGGTCATCCTGGGCTACGCTGCCTCCATCAGTGGCCAGTCCACCTACCAGGGTGTGGTCAGAGTACTCTGTGGACCAGCCATTGGGAAACTCTGCGAAATCTGCTTCATCATTGATATGTTCATGATTTCTGTGGCCTTTCTGAAGGTTGTGGgagaccaaatggaaaaat tgtGTGATTTCCTCTTGCCAAATGCGACCCTCAGTGGGAGTGTCTCAGCGGTCCCTCGGCCCTGGTACACAGAGCAGCActtcaccctgtccatcctctGCATCCTCATCATTTTTCCTCTGTCTACGCCTCGAGAAATCAGTTTCCAGAAATATACAAG catCCTAGGTACACTGGCTGCTTGCTATCTGAGCCTGGTCATCGTGGTGAAGTATTATCTGCAGCCTGACGGCCTCATTCCTGAAACCCATTGGTCACCGAG ATcttcctcctggtttgctgtaTTTAATGTATTCCCCACCATCTGTTTCGGATTTCAG TGCCATGAAGCCAGCGTATCTATCTACCAGAGCATGTACAACCAAAATCTCTCCCATTGGACCATGGTATCAGTGGCCGCCATGCTAGCCTGCTGTCTCATTTATTCCCTGACAG GGCTCTACGGCTTTCTGACTTTTGGAGATAATGTTTCTGCTGATGTGCTGATGTCCTACCCAGGCAATGACACCGTGGTCATTGTTGCTCGCTTCCTCTTTGGTGTCTCAATTGTGACCGTCTACCCGATTGCTCTCCTCCTGGGCAG GTCCTGCTTGGTTTTCTGGGGTGTGGTCTCCATCTTGACCGGAGTCTTTATCCTTGGACAGAGCACCAGTTCAGCCATCTTGGATCTGTTCTGA